A window from Rhizobium leguminosarum bv. trifolii WSM1325 encodes these proteins:
- a CDS encoding binding-protein-dependent transport systems inner membrane component (PFAM: binding-protein-dependent transport systems inner membrane component~KEGG: ret:RHE_PB00092 peptide ABC transporter permease) encodes MSIEAIAPASPRWRRFFGRRPMLVLSAGLLLFFVLLAIGAPIVAPYDPIMQNAEVRLQAPSLLHPFGTDNFGRDILSRVIWGARLDLQMALIGVIFPFVIGTTVGTIAGFFGGIVDALFMRLVDIILAFPFLVLMLSIIAILGPGLGSFYIAMALVGWVSYARLIRAQMLVLKGSDYAVAAVSLGFSRPRIMFRHLLPNAIAGSIVFSMSDATLVLLSGAAVSYLGLGVQPPIAEWGVMVAEGQSFITTAWWITLFPGLSIVCLAFGFSMLGDALGELLGVHE; translated from the coding sequence ATGAGCATCGAGGCGATCGCCCCCGCCTCCCCCCGCTGGCGCCGGTTCTTCGGCCGGCGGCCGATGCTTGTGCTCAGTGCCGGCCTGCTGCTGTTCTTCGTGCTGCTGGCGATCGGCGCGCCTATCGTCGCGCCCTACGACCCGATCATGCAGAATGCCGAGGTGCGCCTGCAGGCGCCTTCGCTGTTGCATCCCTTCGGTACCGACAATTTCGGCCGCGATATCCTTTCCCGCGTCATCTGGGGCGCGCGCCTCGACCTGCAGATGGCGCTGATCGGCGTCATCTTCCCCTTCGTAATCGGCACGACGGTCGGCACGATCGCCGGCTTCTTCGGCGGGATCGTCGATGCGCTGTTCATGCGCCTCGTCGATATCATCCTCGCCTTTCCCTTCCTGGTGCTGATGCTGTCGATCATCGCGATCCTCGGACCGGGCCTCGGCAGCTTCTACATCGCCATGGCGCTGGTCGGCTGGGTTTCCTATGCACGGCTGATCCGGGCGCAGATGCTGGTGCTGAAAGGCAGCGACTATGCCGTTGCCGCCGTCAGCCTCGGCTTCAGTCGCCCGCGCATCATGTTCCGCCATCTTTTGCCGAACGCGATCGCCGGCTCGATCGTCTTTTCGATGTCCGATGCGACGCTGGTGCTGCTCAGCGGCGCCGCCGTCAGCTATCTCGGCCTCGGCGTCCAGCCACCGATCGCCGAATGGGGCGTCATGGTCGCGGAAGGACAGAGCTTCATCACCACGGCATGGTGGATCACTTTGTTTCCCGGCCTCTCCATCGTCTGCCTCGCCTTCGGTTTCAGCATGCTGGGCGACGCGCTCGGCGAACTGCTGGGGGTGCATGAATGA
- a CDS encoding binding-protein-dependent transport systems inner membrane component (PFAM: binding-protein-dependent transport systems inner membrane component~KEGG: rec:RHECIAT_PC0000235 probable dipeptide ABC transporter, permease protein), translating into MHRYKFVLTRPLQFLPVIFGISVITFILVRLIPGDPARNILGTRATPAALASIRAQYGLDQPMWLQYVYFLKNLANGEMGKSILYKIDVLKLIVTRIEPTLALVVSSVVLSVLIAVPMSAIAARNAGRAPDHAVRIVSTFGIGFPPFWLGLMLIILFSVELGVLPVSGYGATIGEKLSHLVLPSLTVALSLSTVLTRSLRAAMIEQLKSDVATAARARGMPEGIVFWRHVLPNSLVPTINLLAVNIGWLIGGTVVVESVFALPGMGQLLVRAIFSRDYMVVQGVAMVFACATVLINFIADIVTVAVDPRVKL; encoded by the coding sequence ATGCATCGCTATAAATTCGTTCTGACGCGACCGCTGCAGTTCCTGCCCGTCATCTTCGGCATCAGCGTCATCACTTTCATTCTGGTCCGGTTGATCCCCGGTGATCCGGCGCGCAACATCCTCGGCACGCGCGCGACGCCGGCAGCCCTTGCCAGTATCCGCGCCCAGTATGGGCTCGACCAGCCGATGTGGCTGCAATATGTCTATTTCCTCAAGAACCTCGCCAATGGCGAGATGGGCAAGTCGATCCTCTACAAGATCGACGTGCTGAAGCTGATCGTCACCCGCATCGAGCCGACGCTTGCGCTCGTCGTCTCCAGCGTCGTGCTTTCGGTCCTGATCGCGGTACCGATGTCGGCGATCGCCGCACGCAATGCCGGCCGGGCGCCGGATCATGCGGTGCGCATCGTCTCGACCTTCGGCATCGGTTTTCCGCCCTTCTGGCTGGGGCTGATGCTGATCATCCTGTTCAGCGTCGAACTCGGCGTGCTGCCGGTTTCGGGCTATGGTGCGACGATCGGCGAAAAGCTGTCGCATCTCGTGCTGCCGAGCCTGACGGTCGCGCTGTCGCTCTCGACCGTGCTGACGCGCAGCCTGCGGGCGGCGATGATCGAGCAACTGAAATCGGATGTCGCGACGGCGGCGCGCGCCCGCGGCATGCCGGAGGGGATCGTCTTCTGGCGGCATGTGCTGCCGAATTCACTGGTGCCGACGATCAATCTGCTTGCTGTCAACATCGGCTGGCTGATCGGCGGCACGGTGGTGGTCGAGAGCGTCTTTGCGCTGCCCGGCATGGGACAGCTGCTGGTCAGGGCGATCTTCTCACGCGACTACATGGTGGTTCAAGGCGTCGCCATGGTCTTTGCCTGCGCCACCGTACTCATCAACTTCATTGCCGACATCGTCACTGTCGCCGTCGATCCGAGGGTGAAGCTATGA
- a CDS encoding putative addiction module antidote protein, CopG/Arc/MetJ family (TIGRFAM: addiction module antidote protein, CC2985 family~PFAM: protein of unknown function UPF0156~KEGG: hypothetical protein) encodes MARNTSISLSDHFTSFIDTQVQAGRYGSASDVVRAGLRLLEEHEAKVKALQDALIEGEESGPATPFDFDAFNARKRAAFEAK; translated from the coding sequence ATGGCTAGAAATACGTCCATATCGCTCAGTGACCATTTCACCAGCTTCATTGATACGCAGGTTCAGGCTGGCCGCTATGGTTCAGCCAGCGACGTTGTCCGGGCGGGCCTTCGCCTACTTGAAGAACACGAAGCCAAAGTGAAGGCATTGCAGGACGCCTTGATTGAAGGCGAAGAATCCGGCCCTGCCACGCCCTTCGATTTCGATGCGTTCAACGCTCGCAAACGGGCGGCGTTCGAGGCGAAATGA
- a CDS encoding ABC transporter related (PFAM: ABC transporter related; Oligopeptide/dipeptide ABC transporter domain protein~SMART: AAA ATPase~KEGG: rec:RHECIAT_PC0000233 probable dipeptide ABC transporter, ATP-binding protein), whose amino-acid sequence MSGSVLSVRDLTVRAHVDSGPRTLLDAVSLDLGKGQILGLVGESGSGKSLFCRSLVRLLPSSLLKIESGSVLLEGRDLMRIDDGEMLKVRGGEIGMIFQNPTSHLDPVMRIGDQIAEGIRYHQGLGAREARAAATEILAQVGFPDPKRQYDSYPHEFSGGMRQRAMIGVALSCNPKILIADEPTTALDVTIQAQILRLLIDIRDRRGLSIILITHDLGIVAQTCDRIAVLRGGKLLEEGPKRTILARPQHPYTINLINSHPSIPGETVAPLLELAAASQPARRPLLEIDDLHVRFRAGGALLRGGAKTVSAVAGVSLQIMPGETVGIVGESGSGKSTLARAVLGLTPLSSGHVTFDGVDLALQKSAGLAKLRRETAMVFQDPYNALNPRLTIGQMLAEVLKVQGKVARADIPVRIGELLDLVGLEREFAGRKPRSMSGGQCQRAGIARALAVNPKLIIADECVAALDVTIQAQIIELFRELTAKMNLTLIFIAHDLAIVRNLCERVVVMYRGEIVEEGRSEEVFARPKHPYTAALIAAIPDIDPDKRLLQDADGKDDPHSMPIQSIKRMP is encoded by the coding sequence ATGAGCGGCTCCGTGCTGTCCGTCCGTGATCTCACCGTCAGGGCACATGTCGATTCCGGCCCGCGCACGCTGCTCGATGCGGTGTCGCTCGATCTCGGCAAGGGTCAGATCCTCGGTCTCGTCGGCGAGAGCGGCTCGGGCAAGAGCCTGTTCTGCCGTTCCCTGGTGCGCCTGCTGCCCTCCTCGTTGCTGAAGATCGAAAGCGGTAGCGTGCTGCTCGAAGGGCGCGACCTCATGCGGATCGACGATGGCGAGATGCTGAAAGTGCGCGGTGGCGAGATCGGCATGATCTTCCAGAACCCGACCAGCCATCTCGACCCGGTGATGCGGATCGGCGATCAGATCGCTGAGGGCATCCGTTATCACCAGGGCCTCGGCGCCCGCGAGGCTCGCGCCGCGGCGACGGAAATCCTGGCGCAAGTCGGCTTCCCCGATCCGAAGCGCCAGTACGATAGCTATCCGCACGAATTTTCCGGTGGCATGCGGCAGCGGGCGATGATCGGCGTGGCGCTGTCCTGCAATCCGAAGATCCTGATCGCTGATGAGCCGACCACGGCGCTCGACGTGACTATCCAGGCGCAGATCCTGCGGCTGTTGATTGACATTCGCGACCGGCGCGGCCTGTCGATCATTCTGATCACCCACGATCTCGGTATCGTCGCCCAGACTTGCGACCGTATTGCCGTGCTGCGCGGCGGCAAGCTGCTCGAAGAGGGGCCGAAGCGGACGATCCTGGCGCGGCCGCAACATCCCTATACGATCAACCTGATCAACAGCCACCCTTCCATCCCGGGCGAGACGGTCGCGCCGCTGCTCGAGCTTGCCGCGGCCAGCCAACCGGCGAGGCGGCCATTGCTCGAAATCGATGATCTCCATGTGCGTTTCAGAGCCGGCGGCGCCCTGCTCAGGGGCGGTGCCAAGACGGTCAGCGCCGTTGCCGGCGTCAGCCTGCAGATCATGCCGGGCGAGACGGTCGGCATCGTCGGCGAATCCGGCAGCGGCAAGAGCACGCTTGCCCGCGCCGTGCTCGGCCTCACGCCGCTTTCCTCGGGCCACGTCACCTTCGACGGCGTCGATCTGGCGCTGCAGAAGAGTGCCGGCCTGGCAAAGCTCAGGCGCGAGACGGCGATGGTCTTCCAAGATCCCTATAACGCGCTCAATCCGCGGCTGACGATCGGGCAGATGCTGGCCGAGGTGCTGAAGGTGCAGGGCAAGGTCGCCAGGGCCGATATCCCTGTTCGAATCGGCGAACTGCTCGATCTCGTCGGCCTCGAACGCGAATTCGCCGGCCGCAAACCGCGCAGCATGAGCGGCGGCCAGTGCCAGCGCGCCGGCATCGCCCGTGCGCTCGCCGTCAATCCGAAGCTGATCATCGCCGACGAATGCGTGGCGGCCCTCGACGTCACCATCCAGGCGCAGATCATCGAGCTCTTCCGCGAGCTCACGGCGAAGATGAACCTGACGTTGATCTTCATCGCCCATGATCTCGCGATCGTCCGCAATCTCTGCGAACGCGTCGTCGTAATGTATCGCGGCGAGATCGTCGAGGAAGGTCGCTCCGAAGAGGTCTTCGCGCGGCCGAAACATCCCTATACGGCGGCGCTGATCGCCGCCATTCCCGACATCGATCCTGACAAGCGGCTGCTTCAAGACGCCGACGGCAAGGACGATCCGCATTCGATGCCGATTCAATCAATCAAACGCATGCCATAA
- a CDS encoding Glutathione S-transferase domain protein (PFAM: Glutathione S-transferase domain~KEGG: ret:RHE_PB00095 putative glutathione S-transferase YghU), with amino-acid sequence MSGSPDYTPPKVWTWNKANGGQFASINRPIAGPTHDKELPVGRHPLQLYSLGTPNGQKVTIMLEELLALGHSGAEYDAWLIKIGDGDQFGSGFVAVNPNSKIPALMDHSGPKPIRVFESGAILTYLAEKFGAFLPTEPSERAECLSWLFWQMGSAPYLGGGFGHFYAYAPTKIEYAIDRFAMEVKRQLDVLDRRLAESEYLAGSQYTIADIAVWPWYGGLVKGWTYGAAEFLQVEDYKNVLRWADTIHSRPAVQRGRMVNRLSGEPSSQLHERHDASDFDTRTQDKLAAAE; translated from the coding sequence ATGAGCGGTTCTCCCGATTATACACCCCCGAAGGTCTGGACCTGGAACAAAGCGAATGGCGGCCAGTTCGCCAGCATCAATCGCCCGATCGCGGGACCGACGCATGACAAGGAGCTTCCGGTCGGCCGTCATCCGCTGCAGCTCTATTCGCTCGGCACCCCGAACGGCCAGAAGGTCACGATCATGCTCGAGGAGCTGCTGGCTCTCGGTCACAGCGGTGCCGAATATGACGCCTGGCTGATCAAGATCGGTGATGGCGACCAGTTCGGCAGCGGCTTCGTCGCGGTCAATCCCAATTCCAAGATACCGGCGCTGATGGACCACAGCGGACCAAAGCCGATCCGCGTCTTCGAATCCGGTGCGATTCTCACCTATCTCGCCGAGAAGTTCGGCGCCTTCCTGCCGACGGAACCGAGCGAGCGAGCCGAATGCCTGTCATGGCTGTTCTGGCAGATGGGAAGCGCGCCCTATCTCGGCGGCGGTTTCGGCCATTTCTACGCCTATGCGCCGACGAAGATCGAATATGCGATCGACCGCTTCGCCATGGAAGTGAAGCGTCAGCTCGACGTGCTCGATCGTCGCCTCGCCGAAAGCGAATATCTGGCAGGCAGCCAATATACGATCGCCGATATTGCCGTCTGGCCCTGGTATGGCGGCCTGGTGAAGGGCTGGACCTATGGTGCAGCCGAGTTTCTGCAGGTCGAGGACTATAAGAACGTGCTGCGCTGGGCCGACACCATCCACAGCCGGCCAGCCGTGCAACGCGGCCGGATGGTCAACCGCCTTTCCGGCGAGCCCTCGAGCCAATTGCATGAGCGCCACGACGCCAGCGACTTCGACACCAGGACGCAGGACAAGCTCGCGGCCGCCGAGTAA
- a CDS encoding proline-specific peptidase (KEGG: rec:RHECIAT_PC0000238 proline iminopeptidase protein~TIGRFAM: proline-specific peptidase~PFAM: alpha/beta hydrolase fold), whose translation MGEVTTKEAYLPFRDYRTWYRVTGSLESGKLPLVVAHGGPGCTHDYVDSFKDIAALDGRPVIHYDQLGNGNSTRLPEKGPDFWTVGLFLEELDTLLSHLGIRDRYAFLGQSWGGMLGAEHAVRQPQGLKALVIANSPANMHTWVSEANRLRQELPKEVQDTLLKHELVGSLTDPDYIAASRVFYDRHVCRVVPWPPEVARTFAIMDEDNTVYRNMNGPTEFHVIGTMKDWTIENRLDRIEAPTLLISGKYDEATPLVVRPYLERVPGCEWVLFENSSHMPHVEEKQLCLATVSGFLSRHD comes from the coding sequence GTGGGCGAAGTCACGACCAAAGAAGCTTACCTGCCCTTTCGCGACTATCGCACCTGGTATCGCGTCACCGGTTCGCTGGAGAGCGGCAAGCTGCCCCTCGTCGTCGCCCATGGCGGGCCTGGCTGCACCCATGATTATGTCGATTCCTTCAAGGATATCGCCGCCCTCGACGGCCGTCCGGTCATCCATTACGACCAGCTCGGCAATGGCAATTCCACCCGACTTCCGGAAAAAGGCCCGGATTTCTGGACGGTCGGCCTGTTCCTCGAGGAGCTGGACACGCTACTTTCCCATCTCGGCATTCGGGATCGTTATGCCTTCCTCGGCCAGTCCTGGGGCGGCATGCTCGGCGCCGAACATGCGGTGCGCCAGCCGCAAGGTCTGAAGGCGCTTGTCATCGCCAACTCGCCGGCCAACATGCACACCTGGGTTTCGGAGGCGAACCGGCTGAGGCAGGAACTGCCGAAAGAGGTGCAGGACACGCTGCTGAAGCATGAGCTGGTGGGAAGCCTCACCGATCCGGACTATATCGCCGCCTCACGCGTCTTCTATGACCGCCATGTCTGCCGCGTGGTGCCGTGGCCGCCTGAAGTGGCGCGGACCTTTGCAATCATGGACGAGGACAACACCGTCTACCGCAACATGAACGGCCCGACCGAATTTCACGTCATCGGTACGATGAAAGACTGGACGATCGAGAACAGGCTGGACCGCATCGAAGCCCCGACGCTGCTGATCTCGGGAAAATACGACGAGGCGACGCCCCTGGTGGTAAGGCCCTATCTCGAACGCGTTCCGGGCTGCGAATGGGTGCTCTTCGAAAATTCCAGCCATATGCCGCATGTCGAGGAAAAGCAGCTTTGCCTGGCGACCGTTTCCGGTTTCCTGTCCCGGCACGACTGA
- a CDS encoding proline-specific peptidase (TIGRFAM: proline-specific peptidase~PFAM: alpha/beta hydrolase fold~KEGG: rec:RHECIAT_PC0000236 proline iminopeptidase protein): MWREIRPDERFEIDVDGYRVVAYSFGTGSETVFCLNGGPGLPCDYLREAHSCLIDKGYRVVAFDQLGTGASDRPDDLSLWTIGRYVEETETVRKALGLGKVHMLGHSWGGWLAIEYAVTYPENLKTLILEDTVADMPHLISELERLRAALGPETVSMMQKHEAQGTYNHPEYLAAVTILNYRHVCRLPEWPAPVRRSLDDWNMAPYETMQGPNEFLYIGNLKDWNRIPDLPRLTLPVLITTGEHDELTPACALRMKLALPNAELKVFANASHMPFYENPQDYYPALLDFLARHEAG; the protein is encoded by the coding sequence ATGTGGCGTGAAATACGGCCGGACGAGCGATTCGAGATCGATGTCGATGGCTATCGCGTCGTTGCCTATAGTTTCGGGACCGGCAGCGAGACGGTTTTCTGCCTGAACGGCGGGCCGGGTCTGCCCTGCGATTACCTGCGCGAGGCGCATTCCTGTCTCATCGACAAGGGCTATCGCGTCGTCGCCTTCGACCAACTCGGCACCGGCGCTTCCGACCGGCCGGACGATCTCTCGCTCTGGACGATCGGCCGTTATGTCGAAGAGACGGAGACGGTGCGCAAGGCGCTGGGGCTCGGCAAGGTCCACATGCTCGGCCATTCCTGGGGCGGCTGGCTGGCGATCGAATACGCGGTGACCTATCCCGAAAACCTCAAGACGCTGATCCTCGAAGATACCGTCGCCGATATGCCGCATCTGATCTCGGAACTGGAACGGCTGCGCGCGGCACTCGGTCCCGAAACTGTCTCGATGATGCAGAAGCACGAGGCGCAAGGCACCTACAATCATCCGGAATATCTCGCCGCCGTCACCATCCTCAACTACCGCCATGTCTGCCGTCTGCCGGAATGGCCGGCGCCGGTGCGCCGCTCGCTCGACGATTGGAACATGGCGCCCTATGAGACGATGCAGGGGCCGAACGAGTTTCTCTATATCGGCAACCTCAAGGACTGGAACCGTATACCCGACCTGCCGCGGCTGACGCTGCCGGTGCTCATCACGACGGGAGAACATGACGAGCTGACGCCGGCCTGTGCGCTGAGGATGAAGCTTGCGCTGCCGAATGCCGAGCTGAAGGTATTTGCCAATGCCAGCCACATGCCGTTCTATGAGAACCCGCAGGATTATTATCCGGCGCTTCTCGATTTTCTCGCCCGGCACGAGGCAGGCTGA
- a CDS encoding extracellular solute-binding protein family 5 (PFAM: extracellular solute-binding protein family 5~KEGG: rec:RHECIAT_PC0000232 probable dipeptide ABC transporter, substrate-binding protein), whose amino-acid sequence MTNRWKSIGLAALLAGLTLSASYAEAAGVLTIGRREDSTTFDPIKTAQNIDNWVFSNVYDVLIRVDKTGTKLEPGLAESWTASDDGLTYTFKIRDAKFSDGSPLTAEDAAYSLLRIRDDAASLWSDSYKVIDTAVATDAHTLTIKLKNPSAPFLSTLALPNASVISKKGMESLGADAYGEKPIASGAFTVEEWRRGDRVILKKNPNFWQADRVKLDGVEWISVPDDNTRMLNVQAGELDTAIFVPFSRVEELKKDPNLNVDIDASTREDHLLINHAHGALGKKEVRQALDLAIDKKAIVDTVTFGQGTVANSYIPKGALYYYADNLQRPYDPGKAKELLAAAGASDLTLNYLVRAGDEVDEQTAVLVQQQLQKAGITANLQKVDPSQEWDMIVAGDYDVSVNYWTNDILDPDQKTTFVLGHDSNNNYSTNYKSEAVKELVAKARLELDPKKREQMYVDLQKMAKDDVNWIDLYYSPYINVSRKNIENFYQNPLGRFFLEDTVKN is encoded by the coding sequence ATGACAAACAGGTGGAAATCAATTGGGCTTGCAGCCTTGCTCGCCGGCCTGACGCTCAGCGCAAGCTATGCCGAGGCCGCCGGTGTACTCACCATCGGCCGCCGCGAGGATTCGACGACATTCGATCCGATCAAGACCGCGCAGAACATCGACAACTGGGTGTTCTCCAACGTCTACGACGTGCTGATCCGGGTCGACAAGACAGGCACGAAACTGGAGCCGGGCCTTGCCGAAAGCTGGACTGCCTCGGATGACGGGCTGACCTACACGTTCAAGATCCGCGACGCGAAATTTTCCGACGGTTCGCCGCTGACGGCGGAAGACGCGGCCTACAGCCTGCTGCGCATCCGCGACGACGCTGCCTCGCTCTGGAGCGATTCCTATAAGGTGATCGACACGGCGGTGGCGACCGACGCGCACACGCTGACGATCAAGCTCAAGAACCCGTCCGCGCCGTTCCTTTCGACGCTGGCGCTGCCGAATGCCTCCGTCATCTCCAAGAAGGGCATGGAATCGCTGGGCGCCGACGCCTATGGCGAAAAGCCGATCGCGTCCGGCGCATTCACCGTCGAGGAATGGCGGCGCGGCGACCGCGTCATACTGAAGAAGAACCCGAATTTCTGGCAGGCGGACCGGGTGAAGCTCGACGGTGTCGAGTGGATCTCGGTGCCTGACGACAATACCCGCATGCTGAACGTTCAGGCCGGCGAGCTGGATACGGCGATCTTCGTGCCCTTCTCCCGCGTCGAGGAGCTGAAGAAGGACCCGAACCTCAACGTCGATATCGACGCTTCGACCCGTGAGGACCATCTTCTGATCAACCATGCGCATGGCGCGCTCGGCAAGAAGGAAGTCCGCCAGGCGCTTGATCTCGCGATCGACAAGAAGGCGATCGTCGATACCGTCACCTTCGGCCAGGGAACGGTCGCCAACTCCTATATTCCAAAGGGCGCTCTCTATTATTATGCCGACAATCTGCAGCGGCCTTATGATCCCGGAAAGGCAAAGGAGCTGTTGGCGGCCGCCGGCGCCTCGGACCTGACGCTGAATTATCTGGTCCGTGCCGGCGACGAAGTCGACGAACAGACGGCCGTTCTGGTCCAGCAGCAGTTGCAGAAGGCCGGCATCACCGCCAATCTGCAGAAGGTCGACCCGAGCCAGGAATGGGACATGATCGTTGCCGGCGACTACGACGTTTCGGTCAACTACTGGACAAACGACATTCTCGATCCGGACCAGAAGACCACCTTCGTCCTCGGCCACGATTCCAACAACAATTATTCGACCAATTACAAGAGCGAGGCAGTGAAGGAACTGGTCGCCAAGGCGCGTCTCGAACTCGACCCGAAGAAGCGCGAGCAGATGTATGTCGATCTGCAGAAGATGGCCAAGGACGACGTCAACTGGATCGACCTCTATTACAGCCCCTATATCAACGTCTCGCGCAAGAATATCGAGAACTTCTATCAGAACCCGCTCGGCCGCTTCTTCCTGGAAGACACGGTCAAGAACTGA
- a CDS encoding transcriptional regulator, LuxR family (PFAM: Autoinducer-binding domain protein; regulatory protein LuxR; Bacterio-opsin activator HTH domain protein~SMART: regulatory protein LuxR~KEGG: rec:RHECIAT_PC0000237 probable transcriptional regulator protein, LuxR family), protein MLDDPIRDDPILDDIGTIRRQFTAHETLDGRIDQAFEAMKQIGFEALIYDYTPVPYDLDGAIMIPSLLKLRNISDDMHDYWFNRGYFRIDPVQQVALRTSAPFFWNYDPDADTLINRFMTEDTAPVTRYLSERDMSTGVTVPVHMPRGDYATVTGIRFGRNKDFERHALRYIADFNLLAHVFHETAYSLFDTRAKSVGTIRLTERERECLRHSAEGYSAKEISRIIDRSVPTVVMHLNAATKKLGARNRTQAVVRATHYRLLEDRPTHNWPPYNL, encoded by the coding sequence ATGCTTGACGACCCCATTCGTGACGACCCCATTCTTGACGATATCGGAACGATCAGACGGCAGTTTACAGCGCACGAAACGCTTGATGGACGCATCGACCAGGCCTTCGAGGCGATGAAGCAGATAGGCTTCGAGGCGCTGATCTACGACTATACACCGGTGCCTTACGATCTCGACGGCGCGATCATGATACCATCGCTGCTGAAGCTGCGGAATATCTCCGACGATATGCACGATTACTGGTTCAATCGCGGCTATTTCCGTATCGATCCGGTGCAGCAGGTGGCGCTGCGCACCTCCGCGCCCTTCTTCTGGAACTACGACCCGGACGCCGACACGCTGATCAACCGTTTCATGACCGAAGACACCGCGCCGGTGACGCGCTATTTGAGCGAACGCGATATGTCGACCGGCGTCACCGTTCCGGTTCATATGCCACGCGGCGACTATGCGACCGTCACCGGCATCCGCTTCGGCCGGAACAAAGATTTCGAGCGGCACGCACTGCGCTATATCGCCGACTTCAACCTGCTTGCCCATGTTTTCCATGAGACCGCCTATTCGCTTTTCGACACGCGGGCGAAGAGCGTCGGCACGATCCGCCTGACCGAGCGGGAACGTGAATGCCTGCGCCATTCGGCGGAAGGTTACTCCGCCAAGGAAATTTCCCGCATCATCGACCGTTCGGTACCGACCGTCGTGATGCATCTGAACGCCGCGACAAAGAAACTCGGCGCCCGCAACCGAACCCAGGCCGTGGTGCGCGCCACCCATTACCGCCTGCTCGAAGACCGGCCTACCCATAATTGGCCACCCTATAACTTGTGA